The Filimonas lacunae genomic sequence AACAAACCGGCATAATGGTCGCGTTTACAAAGGCGATCAAAACTATACCGAGCTTGTTTGAAACAAAAGAGAAAAAAGAGTTTAAGCGTTGGAAAAATTTCCTCGCTAATTAGGTCAAGAGTCTGGCAGCATAGGATGAGGCCAGACTTTTTATCTTAATTCCCTTCCGTTATCTTCTTACTAGCCTACTAATAACACATATAAATAATATATATTCATTTTTCCTCATTTCCCCACGCAGCGAAATCATTTTCGTTGGCATCATATTTGAATAATTTCTCCTGCATTAGGGGATTCTTAACCTTTTGAAAATGAATAGAACATGCATCCTGGAAACATTCAACTTACACTATTAAACGACGGCCTTGACCTGCTGGAAGTTGCTGTAAGCAAACCAGGAGACTTGATTTTAAAGGTATTAGACGTACAAGGCAGAATCGCCAAAACAATCATTGAAAAAGTAGAATTAGGTGCGCAACAGCTGTACCTGAACATGACCGATCTGAATACGGGGAATTACGTGTTGAATGCATTTATTGGGGGAACCTTTATTCAGGCAATTCGGTTTATAAAACCATAGTCTTTCAATTGGGGGTATGTATACTAACCGTCCTACCTTTTTGGGTGGGACTTTTTTATTTTGTTATTTTGAAGCTTAACTATCAACACTCCAATGACATATACCTGTTTTGGTATTAATTAGACACATACCTTTTTTAAAAGCGGTATTGGTGCATAGCCTAACTGCTTTTGGCGGTCCGCAGGGTCATTTTAGTATGATGCTCAGTACGTTTGTAAGGCAGCGGAAGGATGTTACCGAGCAGGAGTTGTTAGAATACAATGCTTTTTGCCAGTTATTGCCTGGCGCTTCTTCTACACAAACTTTAACGTTAATAGGTTACAAAAGAGGTGGTATTCCGCTGGCTATTCTTACGTTGGTGATGTGGTTATTGCCTGCCTGTACCATTATGGGGGCTTTATCTTTTTTATTGAGCTATTTCGACGGACAATCTTTCAATAACAGGATATTCCAGTTTATACAACCCCTTGCGGTGGGATTTATCAGTTATTCCGCCTACCGGTTGTTTAAATTATCGGTAAATAATCCTATCACCCGCATTATCATGGCTGTGGCCTCCTTGCTGGTGTATTTTTTATTCAAATCGCCCTGGATATTCCCGGGAATTATTATAGCTGCGGGTATTGCCACCAATTTCAGCGATAAACGTATTCCACAGCAAGGTGTTCCGCCTAAAAAGATAAAATGGGGTAATATTCTCATCTTTCTCGCGCTTTTCATGCTTGCGGGCTTTTTAAGTGAAACAGCCCGTAAAAAAGAATGGCCTAACCGGGGTGTTTACAACCTGTTCGAGAATTTTTACCGTTTTGGCAGCCTGGTGTTTGGTGGTGGTGATGTGTTGATGACCATGATGTACGAACAGTACGTAATTCGCCCCAATACCATACAGGCAGAAAAAAACAATCCCCGTGCTTTACGCATGACGCAAAAAGAGTTTTTAACCGGATCGGGCATTGTTCGCGCCTTACCCGGGCCTGTTTTTTCCATTGGATCTTATACTGGTGGGATGTTGTTGCGTAAAAAAGGAACAGGCATGCACATACTGGGTTGTGTAATAGGTTCGGTGGCTTTATTCCTGCCCAGTGCCTTGTTAGTGTTGTTTTTTTTCCCGGTGTGGAATAACCTGAAAAAATATGCGGTCATTTACCGGTCATTAGAGGGCATTAACGCCGCCGCAGTAGGTATTATGACCGGAGCTACCTTCTTCCTGATGAAAAACATCTCTATGGATGTTACAGACGGCTCTACAGCACATATTTTAAACCCCCTGGTGATCATTGCCACCTTTCTATTATTGAAATGGGGGCGCATTAGGCCCCCGTTTATCGTTATTGCATGTCTTTTATTAGGATGGCTTATTTAAGGCACTAAAGGGTCCTTATTTAGCCTTACAGGAGCATTCCGTTGTTTATTTGTAATACCCGTTCTTCTCTATCTCCTCTTTTACCTTTTCCGGCACTACATACTTCAAACTCATGCCTTCTTTTATCATGGTTCGTATATCTGTTGCCGAGATGTTAAGCAAAGGAGCTTTTACAAAAGTACATTGGGCACCCAGCGTGTCTTCAACGGGGAAACCTTCTCTTTCGTAAATGATAAAGGGATAGTTCTTCACCAGCAGCTCGTAATTCTTCCAGCGGGTGAGGTTTTGAAAACTGTCGGAACCCATAATAAGCGAGAAAGTATACTTGGGATGTTTCTCCTGCAGGTAAGTAAGTGTATCGATGGTATAGGAAGGCTTGGGAAGTTTAAACTCTACGTCTGACACCTTAAAGCGATCGTCCTCGTCTATGGCCAGGTGAATCAGATTCAGCCGGTCGTATTCATTTAAAAGGGAATGCGCTTTTTTCAGTGGGTTTTGTGGAGAAACCACAAACCAAACCTGATCGGTCATTTTAAGGTTAGCTACGTAACTCGCGATAATAAGGTGACCTGTATGCACAGGATTAAAGGAACCAAAGTAAAGACCGATGTTCATATTGAGAGGAGGTTTAGATAATTTCCTCTACAAAAATATGATCTGCTTCATTTAAGCGCAGGCTAAGATTATACCCTGCTACCGTAATAGAAATAGGATCGCCCAGCGGAGCCTTCTGTTCTACCCTTATCATTTCTCCTGGTATACATCCCATCTCCATCAGTTTGAT encodes the following:
- the chrA gene encoding chromate efflux transporter; the encoded protein is MHSLTAFGGPQGHFSMMLSTFVRQRKDVTEQELLEYNAFCQLLPGASSTQTLTLIGYKRGGIPLAILTLVMWLLPACTIMGALSFLLSYFDGQSFNNRIFQFIQPLAVGFISYSAYRLFKLSVNNPITRIIMAVASLLVYFLFKSPWIFPGIIIAAGIATNFSDKRIPQQGVPPKKIKWGNILIFLALFMLAGFLSETARKKEWPNRGVYNLFENFYRFGSLVFGGGDVLMTMMYEQYVIRPNTIQAEKNNPRALRMTQKEFLTGSGIVRALPGPVFSIGSYTGGMLLRKKGTGMHILGCVIGSVALFLPSALLVLFFFPVWNNLKKYAVIYRSLEGINAAAVGIMTGATFFLMKNISMDVTDGSTAHILNPLVIIATFLLLKWGRIRPPFIVIACLLLGWLI
- the nadD gene encoding nicotinate (nicotinamide) nucleotide adenylyltransferase, producing MNIGLYFGSFNPVHTGHLIIASYVANLKMTDQVWFVVSPQNPLKKAHSLLNEYDRLNLIHLAIDEDDRFKVSDVEFKLPKPSYTIDTLTYLQEKHPKYTFSLIMGSDSFQNLTRWKNYELLVKNYPFIIYEREGFPVEDTLGAQCTFVKAPLLNISATDIRTMIKEGMSLKYVVPEKVKEEIEKNGYYK
- a CDS encoding FeoA family protein, producing the protein MKRLSEIGIGRKVIIKSFENDEIFIKLMEMGCIPGEMIRVEQKAPLGDPISITVAGYNLSLRLNEADHIFVEEII